The following proteins come from a genomic window of Halorussus halophilus:
- the lwrS gene encoding LWR-salt protein translates to MDARYVFAVRFRLEPRTEGVAVAPEEFETRLTRAADPPGEDGWRFFRDNLWRGEVNDERHFRKLTEDALGVPVVSVEYRSFETDEEYLEALKAEIRADLESFNADSVSEVLNKYLGSSLEVE, encoded by the coding sequence ATGGACGCTCGCTACGTCTTCGCTGTTCGGTTCCGACTCGAACCCCGAACTGAGGGCGTTGCTGTCGCTCCCGAGGAGTTCGAGACGCGACTCACCCGAGCGGCGGACCCGCCGGGTGAGGACGGGTGGCGCTTCTTCCGGGACAACCTCTGGCGCGGCGAGGTGAACGACGAGCGCCACTTCCGGAAGCTGACAGAAGACGCGCTCGGTGTGCCCGTCGTCTCGGTCGAGTACCGTTCGTTCGAGACCGACGAGGAGTATCTGGAAGCACTCAAAGCGGAGATTCGCGCCGACTTGGAGTCGTTCAACGCCGATAGCGTCTCGGAAGTGCTGAACAAGTACCTCGGGAGTTCGCTGGAAGTCGAATAG
- a CDS encoding 4a-hydroxytetrahydrobiopterin dehydratase — translation MADLLSDDEIQAQIPDDWARDGDEIVRVYEFDDYLKGVAFASEVGEIAEEEFHHPEIRIGYKEVEVRYTSHEEGGITDKDVKMAELADDLR, via the coding sequence ATGGCAGACCTGCTATCCGACGACGAGATTCAGGCACAGATTCCTGACGACTGGGCGCGCGACGGCGACGAAATCGTCCGCGTCTACGAGTTCGACGACTACTTGAAGGGCGTCGCATTCGCGAGCGAAGTCGGTGAAATCGCCGAAGAGGAGTTTCATCACCCCGAGATACGTATCGGCTACAAGGAAGTCGAAGTTCGGTACACGAGCCACGAGGAAGGCGGCATCACCGACAAGGACGTGAAGATGGCGGAACTAGCAGACGACCTGCGCTGA
- a CDS encoding HAD family hydrolase: MVSRDYDFWLLDLDGTLIDIDWSYPRSVFDRVGDRLGRAFTDKEAEILWHGLGGSRNEQLRAWGIDPDDFWPAFHDVEDPQQRARKTYLYEDAEFVADLDCPVGLVTHCQPFLTNPVLDNLDIRDWFDTIICCDEDLGWKPDPAPIELAMQNIGVHGGDGVGVYAGDGASDVGAAWNAGLDAIHVERHGHHRREQCVLGDHRVETFDELWTANPSADD; encoded by the coding sequence ATGGTCTCCCGCGACTACGATTTCTGGCTCCTCGACTTGGACGGGACGCTCATCGACATCGACTGGTCGTACCCGCGATCGGTGTTCGACCGTGTCGGCGACCGACTCGGGAGAGCGTTCACCGACAAAGAAGCAGAAATCCTCTGGCACGGACTCGGCGGAAGTCGCAACGAACAACTCCGGGCGTGGGGTATCGACCCCGACGACTTCTGGCCCGCCTTCCACGACGTGGAGGACCCCCAACAACGTGCTCGTAAGACGTACCTCTACGAGGACGCCGAGTTCGTCGCGGACCTCGACTGTCCGGTCGGACTCGTCACCCACTGCCAGCCATTTCTGACGAATCCAGTACTCGACAACCTCGACATCCGTGACTGGTTCGACACGATAATCTGCTGTGACGAGGACCTCGGCTGGAAACCCGACCCCGCGCCCATCGAACTGGCGATGCAGAACATCGGCGTCCACGGGGGCGACGGCGTGGGTGTCTACGCGGGCGACGGCGCGAGCGACGTGGGCGCGGCGTGGAACGCCGGACTCGACGCGATTCACGTCGAGCGTCACGGCCACCACCGTCGCGAACAGTGCGTCCTCGGTGACCACCGCGTCGAGACGTTCGACGAGTTGTGGACGGCGAATCCGTCTGCGGACGACTGA